From Eptesicus fuscus isolate TK198812 chromosome 22, DD_ASM_mEF_20220401, whole genome shotgun sequence, a single genomic window includes:
- the LOC129147904 gene encoding E3 ubiquitin-protein ligase TRIM38-like — protein MASGTTSKKMREEATCAICLQLMAEPVSISCGHSYCQVCLLSLMGSASSLWRLLDTFSCPQCRAPFQRGSLRPNKQLGSLITTLKEQELKQEQEEEQEPKQEQEQELELSCQEHGERLHLFCEDEGQLICWRCERDPRHKGHATALVEDAGPGYREKLQEAVRKLRKLEEECTSQKVFTAKQIPEWNEKIEAQRKKIQADFQNLHSFLREEERAYLWRLESEKEHTLRRLRDREAKLGQQSRELESRIRELEERCQGSAQKVLQDVKGALSRSQTVRLETPEAVSLEVQTKCEVPELYFDLRKRLRSHQGPCENGLPLSVFVWDFLNRLTELPGSCETDMEQFAETLRGRVTTDKALQELVDVICEQATSVPKFRCVGARLCNYLSRHLIASSQRGSFGRVFLQRLQTECEFSYQAAEGDEAARKRFHGFVLFLGELYLPLEIEGAKAQVLPAALRFLLTALLSNPVDDNLVCAVQLLELTGPKLEDACTGQGSTEMEEVIRRIANVALDAPCSADVRQMLLKFVEFRSSNWGRAHVTSTLKRSSS, from the exons ATGGCGTCGGGCACGACCAGCAAGAAGATGCGGGAGGAGGCCACCTGCGCCATCTGCCTGCAGCTGATGGCCGAGCCCGTGAGCATCAGCTGCGGCCACAGCTACTGCCAGGTCTGCCTCCTGAGCCTCATGGGCTCGGCCTCCTCGCTGTGGAGGCTGCTGGACACCTTCTCCTGCCCCCAGTGCCGGGCTCCCTTCCAGAGAGGCAGCCTGAGGCCCAACAAGCAGCTGGGCAGCCTCATCACCACCCTGAAGGAGCAGGAGctgaagcaggagcaggaggaggagcaggagccgaagcaggagcaggagcaggagctggagctgtCCTGCCAGGAGCACGGGGAGCGGCTGCACCTCTTCTGCGAGGACGAGGGCCAGCTCATCTGCTGGCGCTGCGAGCGTGACCCGAGGCACAAGGGCCACGCCACGGCGCTCGTGGAGGACGCGGGCCCCGGCTACAGG GAAAAGCTCCAGGAAgcggtgaggaaactgaggaaactGGAAGAGGAATGCACCAGCCAGAAAGTGTTCACGGCGAAGCAGATACCGGAGTGGAAT GAGAAGATAGaggctcagagaaagaaaatccaGGCAGACTTCCAGAACCTGCACAGCttcctgagggaggaggagagggcgtaCCTGTGGAGACTGGAGAGTGAGAAAGAGCACACACTGCGGAGACTGAGGGACCGTGAGGCCAAACTGGGGCAGCAGAGCCGGGAGCTGGAGAGCCGCATCCGGGAGCTGGAGGAGCGATGCCAGGGCTCCGCCCAGAAGGTGCTGCAG GACGTGAAGGGCGCCCTGAGCAG GAGCCAAACTGTGCGGCTGGAGACACCGGAGGCCGTCTCCTTGGAGGTTCAGACCAAGTGCGAGGTCCCCGAGCTCTACTTTGACCTGAGGAAACGGTTGAGGAGCCATCAAG GACCCTGCGAGAATGGTCTCCCTCTGTCCGTATTTGTTTGGGATTTCTTGAACCGTCTGACAGAGCTGCCTGGCAGTTGTGAAACTGACATGGAACAGTTTGCAGAGACCCTGCGTGGCCGGGTGACCACGGACAAGGCCCTTCAAGAACTTGTGGACGTCATCTGTGAGCAGGCCACGTCCGTGCCAAAGTTCCGCTGCGTGGGAGCTCGCCTGTGCAATTACCTGTCCCGTCACCTGATTGCTAGCTCACAGAGGGGCAGCTTCGGCCGAGTGTTCCTTCAAAGATTACAGACTGAATGTGAATTTAGTTATCAAGCTGCTGAGGGTGATGAAGCAGCTCGGAAACGATTCCATGGTTTCGTGCTCTTTCTGGGAGAACTTTATCTTCCACTGGAGATCGAAGGGGCCAAAGCACAGGTTCTACCAGCTGCTCTTCGTTTTCTGTTGACTGCCCTCCTCTCTAACCCTGTGGACGATAACCTAGTTTGTGCGGTACAATTACTGGAGTTGACAGGGCCCAAGTTGGAAGATGCCTGCACGGGACAGGGAAGTACAGAGATGGAGGAAGTTATCCGGAGGATTGCGAACGTCGCCCTGGACGCGCCCTGCAGTGCAGATGTGAGGCAGATGCTCTTGAAGTTTGTAGAGTTCCGATCAAGTAACTGGGGGAGAGCCCATGTCACCTCCACACTCAAGAGAAGCAGCTCCTGA